In the Caenorhabditis elegans chromosome X genome, one interval contains:
- the H40L08.2 gene encoding Ovule protein (Confirmed by transcript evidence) produces MSSFPMMSTVHHCRNHRHSVEKVDDTVVEMKTPPRLIMPEMTAMTVQSLSSPHSAPVTPPVSTPLTSPVSNIAVVTLKPICRPIIGIFRKESFMSNVPFIFPNQN; encoded by the exons ATGTCGTCGTTCCCTATGATGAGCACTGTCCATCATTGTCGCAACCACCGTCATTCCGTTGAGAAG GTAGATGATACCGTTGTGGAGATGAAGACACCACCCCGACTGATTATGCCGGAGATGACCGCAATGACTGTACAAAGTCTTTCATCGCCGCACAGTGCGCCAGTCACGCCACCTGTGAGCACTCCATTGACTTCACCGGTCTCTAACATAGCAGTAGTTACGCTTAAACCGATTTGCAGGCCAATTATTG GTATCTTCCGCAAAGAAAGTTTCATGTCGAATGTCCCATTTATCTTTCCTAATCAGAATTGA
- the H40L08.2 gene encoding Ovule protein (Confirmed by transcript evidence): protein MSSFPMMSTVHHCRNHRHSVEKVRVDDTVVEMKTPPRLIMPEMTAMTVQSLSSPHSAPVTPPVSTPLTSPVSNIAVVTLKPICRPIIGIFRKESFMSNVPFIFPNQN from the exons ATGTCGTCGTTCCCTATGATGAGCACTGTCCATCATTGTCGCAACCACCGTCATTCCGTTGAGAAGGTTCGG GTAGATGATACCGTTGTGGAGATGAAGACACCACCCCGACTGATTATGCCGGAGATGACCGCAATGACTGTACAAAGTCTTTCATCGCCGCACAGTGCGCCAGTCACGCCACCTGTGAGCACTCCATTGACTTCACCGGTCTCTAACATAGCAGTAGTTACGCTTAAACCGATTTGCAGGCCAATTATTG GTATCTTCCGCAAAGAAAGTTTCATGTCGAATGTCCCATTTATCTTTCCTAATCAGAATTGA
- the H40L08.7 gene encoding uncharacterized protein (Confirmed by transcript evidence), with protein sequence MLISQQNELTSRLSSSSQINEITHFKPAILSFPADWISTSVICFGLCELSIRVATAAPF encoded by the exons ATGCTGATTTCCCAACAAAACGAATTGACTTCTAGACTGTCGTCTTCATCTCAAATCAACG aaatcaccCACTTCAAGCCTGCAATTCTGTCCTTCCCAGCCGATTGGATTAGTACCTCTGTCATCTGCTTCGGTCTTTGCGAATTGAGCATCCGCGTTGCCACTGCAGCACCCTTCTAA
- the H40L08.8 gene encoding uncharacterized protein (Confirmed by transcript evidence), whose protein sequence is MDFNLCSGLC, encoded by the coding sequence ATGGATTTTAATTTGTGTTCCGGACTATGCTGA
- the H40L08.1 gene encoding UBX domain-containing protein (Confirmed by transcript evidence), protein MDEEHQATIAQMMEITNCEQAVAVDYLTRTNYDVEIAVRHFFEGTIPEPIHNTLNTSASTPSSSAASLPTTPDEPVPDSRRAVLPRYHSIVQFLAQFFTFPVRLPLIVINFVYSFFFGPRAPVYTHIFDYISQEFPEYDGQKKNVFYKHQLQSLRNDLPTKHWKWLVTYIHEPSGSSDFFKYLFTSNFSELIKSRGGVFFGCVMGSEDAQRLRPDRAFGRSRRSCILIFVIRGNSLTRKLLIDDLSNPESVSTNIDLALIDLIADDADRSARNRVQNESRRLMEEQNREYQESLQRDLERIAKSKSEEEAAKKAQEEEEQKQRDAEERLNTVETYKRTISGDTTLSTGSHDLLIRFPTGKKVIKFNADDNIEKIFDEAMKSEMCPLFFQMHQSFPKKAVPCLPKWYFEILSAEELEPKSECLSNNLTFQEAGITHGSMVYIDNL, encoded by the exons atggatGAGGAACACCAAGCGACGATTGCTCAAATGATG GAAATCACAAATTGTGAGCAGGCTGTTGCTGTGGACTATCTCACACGCACAAACTACGATGTTGAAATTGCAGTTCGGCACTTTTTCGAg GGCACAATTCCCGAGCCAATCCACAACACACTCAACACATCGGCCTCCACACCATCCTCGTCTGCTGCATCGTTACCCACCACACCAGACGAGCCTGTACCAGATAGCAGAAGGGCTGTCTTGCCTAG ataccaCTCCATAGTCCAGTTTCTTGCTCAATTCTTCACATTCCCAGTCAGACTTCCACTCATTGTTATCAATTTTGTGTACAGTTTCTTTTTTG GCCCTCGTGCTCCAGTGTATACCCACATTTTTGACTACATCTCACAAGAGTTTCCCGAATATGATGGGCAAAAGAAAAATGTCTTTTATAAGCATCAGCTTCAGAGT ctcCGCAACGATCTCCCAACAAAGCATTGGAAATGGCTCGTCACGTACATTCATGAGCCGAGTGGAAGTTCCGACTTCTTCAAGTACCTCTTCACTTCAAACTTCTCAGAGCTTATCAAGTCGCGCGGTGGCGTCTTTTTTGGATGTGTGATGGGATCTGAGGATGCACAAAGAC TCCGACCTGACCGTGCGTTTGGAAGAAGCCGCAGATCTTGCATTCTTATCTTTGTCATCAGAGGAAACAGTTTAACAAGAAAATTGCTCATCGATGACCTCTCCAATCCTGAGTCCGTCAGCACCAACATTGACTTGGCTCTTATTGATCTGATTGCCGACGATGCGGATCGTTCAGCGAGAAACCGAGTTCAAAATGAGTCTCGACGACTCATGGAAGAGCAAAATCGGGAGTACCAGGAAAGCTTACAGCGTGATTTGGAACGTATTGCGAAGAGCAAGTCTGAAGAAGAAGCTGCAAAGAAAGCtcaggaagaagaagaacaaaagCAACGAGATGCCGAGGAGCGTCTTAAT ACTGTCGAGACTTACAAAAGAACCATCTCCGGTGACACAACTCTATCGACTGGATCACACGATCTTCTCATCCGATTCCCAACGggcaaaaaagtgatcaagtTCAACGCTGACGATAATATTGAAAAGATCTTTGATGAAGCTATGAAGTCGGAAATGTGCCCACTGTTCTTCCAGATGCACCAGAGTTTCCCGAAGAAAGCTGTCCCGTGCCTGCCAAAATGGTACTTTGAGATTCTCTCGGCGGAGGAGCTTGAGCCAAAATCCGAGTGCCTCTCGAATAACCTCACGTTTCAAGAAGCTGGAATCACTCATGGTTCAATGGTGTACATTGACAATTTGTGA